One genomic segment of Cellulophaga sp. HaHaR_3_176 includes these proteins:
- a CDS encoding ABC transporter permease, with product MFDIERWQEIFDTIRKNKLRTFLTGLSVASGIFILVILLGFGQGMQNGIAKEFESDAATSMWIWTETTQKAYKGLNPGRQIQFKNEDYTTIVDKMDLNLENKSMFYLPNDIITTYKNDALIYRVMGTTYETQFLENQYMLQGRYLNWQDESQVTKVAVISSKIKREAFDDIDNPVGEFIKISNIPFKIIGVYKDKAGDQEENRIFIPISTSQKVFNGADKLDNLVFSSPPMDNFEQAVQQSIKLKSQVETYLKEVHSIAPDDEGGIGINNQMENAKRFYALTGNIKIFFWFVGLCTIIAGVVGVSNIMLIVVKERTKEIGIRKALGAKPWSIIGMILHEAIFVTAISGFVGLIFSMGLLEVIGPNIEVDYILNPSVDFNVALSTVFLLVLAGAIAGFFPAWRAASIHTIDALRDE from the coding sequence ATGTTTGATATAGAGAGATGGCAAGAAATTTTCGATACTATTCGAAAAAATAAGCTTCGCACATTTCTTACGGGTCTTTCCGTTGCGTCAGGTATTTTTATTTTGGTTATTTTACTTGGTTTTGGTCAAGGGATGCAAAATGGTATCGCTAAGGAATTTGAGAGTGATGCAGCTACTAGTATGTGGATTTGGACAGAAACTACACAAAAAGCATATAAAGGATTAAATCCTGGTCGCCAAATTCAATTTAAAAATGAAGACTATACTACGATAGTCGATAAAATGGATTTGAATTTAGAAAACAAATCCATGTTCTATTTACCTAATGATATCATTACGACTTATAAAAATGACGCTTTAATATATCGCGTTATGGGCACAACATACGAAACTCAGTTTTTAGAGAATCAATATATGTTGCAAGGGCGCTATTTGAACTGGCAAGATGAGTCTCAGGTAACAAAAGTAGCTGTAATAAGCTCTAAAATAAAAAGAGAAGCATTTGATGATATAGATAATCCAGTTGGAGAGTTTATTAAAATCTCAAATATACCTTTTAAGATAATCGGAGTTTACAAAGATAAAGCTGGTGATCAAGAAGAAAATCGAATTTTCATACCAATTTCAACATCACAAAAAGTATTTAATGGTGCAGATAAATTAGATAATCTTGTTTTTTCATCACCTCCCATGGATAATTTTGAACAAGCTGTTCAGCAATCAATAAAGTTAAAAAGTCAAGTTGAAACATACTTAAAAGAAGTACATTCTATAGCGCCTGATGATGAAGGAGGTATTGGTATAAATAACCAAATGGAAAATGCAAAAAGATTCTACGCATTAACAGGTAATATTAAAATTTTCTTTTGGTTTGTGGGTCTCTGTACCATTATAGCAGGTGTGGTTGGGGTAAGTAATATTATGCTTATTGTGGTAAAAGAAAGAACAAAAGAAATAGGAATACGAAAAGCTTTAGGAGCAAAACCTTGGTCTATTATTGGAATGATTTTACATGAGGCAATTTTTGTTACTGCTATTTCTGGTTTTGTGGGTTTGATTTTCAGTATGGGTCTTCTTGAAGTAATAGGGCCAAATATCGAAGTAGATTATATTTTAAATCCCTCAGTAGATTTTAATGTTGCATTGTCTACTGTTTTTTTGTTGGTGCTGGCAGGTGCGATTGCTGGTTTTTTTCCTGCATGGAGAGCAGCAAGTATTCATACAATAGATGCCTTACGTGATGAATAA